A window of the bacterium genome harbors these coding sequences:
- a CDS encoding DUF58 domain-containing protein: MLTKELLKQVRQIEIRTKGLVNQVFSGEYHSVFKGRGMEFSEVREYQFGDDIRNIDWNVTARFGHPFIKIFEEERELTVILMVDLSGSQMFGSLSKTKQRVAAELSAILAFSALKNNDKVGLILFTDKVEKFVPPRKGNSHVLRIVRDVLSFEPEGNKTNLRSALEFMNGAIKKRSIVFLLSDFMDEGYEKILRVVGKKHDLIGIVLDDRRESEIPKIGLIKLTDAETNEERWIDTSSQGVQAALRKRRQEIQTKRRSLFITSRLDSVYVQAGENYIAPLINFFRMRERRW, encoded by the coding sequence ATGTTAACTAAAGAATTATTAAAACAAGTAAGACAAATTGAAATTCGTACTAAAGGACTTGTCAACCAGGTTTTTTCTGGTGAATATCATTCTGTGTTTAAAGGAAGAGGAATGGAATTTTCTGAAGTTCGTGAATATCAATTTGGTGACGACATCAGAAATATTGATTGGAATGTTACCGCACGATTTGGACATCCATTCATAAAAATATTTGAGGAAGAAAGAGAACTCACAGTTATTTTAATGGTTGATCTCAGCGGATCTCAGATGTTTGGCTCACTCTCGAAAACAAAACAACGTGTCGCAGCAGAACTCAGCGCAATTCTCGCTTTCTCTGCTTTAAAAAATAATGATAAAGTTGGCTTGATACTTTTTACTGATAAAGTTGAAAAATTTGTTCCACCGCGAAAAGGAAATTCTCATGTATTAAGAATTGTGCGTGATGTACTCTCATTCGAACCTGAAGGAAATAAAACGAATCTACGTTCAGCACTTGAGTTTATGAACGGAGCAATTAAAAAACGCTCGATAGTTTTTTTGCTTTCAGATTTTATGGATGAAGGTTATGAAAAAATCCTTCGGGTTGTTGGAAAGAAACATGATCTTATCGGAATCGTTCTGGATGACAGACGAGAATCTGAAATTCCAAAGATCGGATTAATCAAATTGACGGATGCAGAAACAAATGAAGAACGATGGATTGATACAAGCAGCCAAGGTGTGCAGGCAGCACTTCGGAAAAGAAGACAGGAAATTCAAACAAAACGAAGATCATTGTTTATTACAAGCAGACTAGACAGTGTATATGTTCAGGCCGGAGAAAATTATATAGCTCCACTGATAAACTTTTTCAGGATGCGCGAGAGAAGATGGTAA
- a CDS encoding DUF3788 family protein, translated as MEAPVLTDKNQFPSEEIIFSHLGQSKKIWRSIFELIQTEFPSISKSWKYYNDGKLAA; from the coding sequence ATGGAAGCACCTGTTCTGACTGACAAGAATCAATTCCCGAGTGAAGAAATTATTTTTTCGCATCTCGGTCAATCAAAAAAAATCTGGAGATCTATCTTTGAATTAATCCAGACAGAATTTCCTTCCATTTCAAAAAGCTGGAAATATTACAACGATGGGAAGCTGGCTGCTTAA
- a CDS encoding DUF3788 family protein yields the protein MGSWLLKLSSKSKTICWVSVIKEAFRMTFYFTSKADGVIVKSDLPIELKKHFQKEKRTKKLIGLTVIIKTKKDLDSARQLIELKFMMK from the coding sequence ATGGGAAGCTGGCTGCTTAAATTATCTTCAAAATCCAAAACGATCTGCTGGGTTTCTGTAATAAAAGAAGCGTTCAGAATGACTTTTTATTTCACCAGTAAAGCAGATGGAGTAATAGTTAAATCTGATCTACCAATCGAACTTAAAAAACATTTTCAAAAAGAAAAACGAACGAAGAAGCTAATCGGACTGACTGTGATTATTAAAACGAAAAAGGATCTGGATTCAGCTAGGCAATTAATTGAATTAAAATTCATGATGAAATAG
- a CDS encoding MoxR family ATPase — translation MDIAQLNEKIKQESAFIDLLFSEIGKVIVGQKEMVERLVVGLLGNGHILLEGVPGLAKTLAIKTLASAMKAKFQRIQFTPDLLPADLIGTQIYNQRDGNFFIRKGPIFSNFILADEINRAPAKVQSALLEAMQERQVTIGEQTFKLDEPFLVLATQNPIEQEGTYPLPEAQVDRFMLKVKITYPNRKEELEIMRHNINETMGTPNPVITPADILKGRQLIHEVYIDEKIEKYILDIVFATRKPKEFGLEKLTELISYGASPRASINLALGAKAMAFIKRRGYVIPEDVRAICYDVMRHRVAVTYEAEAEEITSESIISEILNKVEVP, via the coding sequence GTGGATATTGCTCAGTTGAACGAAAAAATAAAGCAGGAAAGTGCTTTCATAGATTTGCTTTTTTCTGAAATCGGAAAAGTTATTGTCGGTCAGAAAGAAATGGTTGAAAGACTTGTAGTTGGTTTGCTGGGAAACGGGCACATCCTTCTTGAAGGTGTTCCAGGACTTGCAAAAACTCTCGCGATTAAAACTCTTGCATCAGCAATGAAAGCAAAGTTTCAGCGAATACAATTTACACCTGATTTGCTTCCCGCAGATTTAATTGGAACTCAGATTTATAATCAGCGTGATGGAAATTTCTTTATCCGTAAAGGACCAATCTTTTCAAATTTTATTCTTGCTGATGAAATAAACCGTGCACCTGCAAAAGTGCAAAGTGCTTTGCTTGAAGCAATGCAGGAACGACAGGTAACCATTGGTGAGCAAACTTTTAAACTTGATGAACCATTTCTTGTTTTAGCAACACAAAATCCAATTGAACAGGAAGGAACTTATCCGCTGCCCGAAGCTCAGGTTGACAGGTTCATGCTTAAAGTGAAGATTACATATCCAAACAGAAAAGAAGAACTTGAAATAATGAGGCATAATATCAATGAAACTATGGGAACTCCGAATCCTGTTATCACTCCCGCAGATATTTTAAAAGGCAGGCAGCTTATCCATGAAGTTTACATCGATGAAAAAATTGAGAAGTATATCCTGGATATTGTTTTTGCAACACGCAAACCGAAAGAATTCGGACTTGAAAAATTAACTGAATTAATTAGTTACGGTGCATCACCGAGGGCTTCCATAAATCTTGCACTTGGTGCGAAGGCGATGGCATTTATTAAAAGAAGAGGTTACGTTATTCCTGAAGATGTTCGTGCGATTTGCTACGATGTTATGAGACACAGAGTCGCAGTTACTTATGAAGCTGAAGCTGAAGAAATAACTTCTGAATCAATCATAAGTGAAATATTGAATAAAGTGGAAGTACCGTAA
- a CDS encoding tetratricopeptide repeat protein — MRILINFSLLIIIFFTTFTFAQSTRGLINEGVDLYNEKKFTDAEVNFKKGTESAPESFEAKFNLGDALYKQERYEDAIKSFQSALVNARNDQDRAKIFHNVGNSLLKSQKIKESIGAYKEALKLNPNDQETKYNLSYALEMLKNPDQQQQQNQQNEQNKDQQQKQDQQNQDQQKQDQQQNQQEQQNQEQQQQQQSQQQKEQELTKQEAEKILNALKENEKDLQKQLRKVRGQRVKTEKDW, encoded by the coding sequence ATGAGAATACTAATAAATTTTTCATTACTGATTATAATATTCTTCACAACGTTTACCTTTGCTCAATCTACCAGAGGATTAATTAATGAAGGTGTTGATTTATACAATGAAAAAAAATTCACAGATGCTGAAGTAAATTTTAAGAAAGGTACTGAATCAGCTCCCGAAAGTTTTGAGGCTAAATTTAATCTCGGAGATGCATTGTATAAACAGGAGAGATATGAAGATGCGATAAAATCTTTTCAGTCTGCGCTAGTAAATGCGAGGAATGATCAGGACAGAGCAAAGATATTTCATAATGTTGGCAACTCACTGCTCAAATCACAAAAAATAAAAGAGAGTATTGGTGCTTACAAAGAAGCGCTGAAACTAAATCCGAATGATCAAGAGACAAAATACAATCTCTCTTATGCTTTAGAAATGTTAAAGAATCCTGATCAGCAGCAGCAGCAGAATCAACAGAACGAGCAGAATAAAGACCAGCAGCAAAAACAAGATCAACAGAATCAGGATCAACAGAAACAAGATCAGCAGCAGAATCAACAAGAACAGCAAAATCAGGAGCAGCAACAACAGCAGCAATCTCAACAGCAAAAAGAGCAGGAACTTACCAAACAGGAAGCCGAAAAGATTTTAAATGCATTAAAAGAGAATGAAAAGGATCTGCAAAAGCAATTAAGAAAAGTACGTGGACAGCGTGTTAAAACGGAGAAAGACTGGTGA
- a CDS encoding VWA domain-containing protein gives MTFAYPWVLYFLLIIPLLIAWYIFKGMKVQSSVKYSSLNIFKDVPTTLRERFRHVPFVVRLIAVGLLIIALARPQSFTSGENVVTEGIDIAMVLDISGSMLAEDFKPNRLEAAKNVIDEFVQGRTSDRIGLVIFSREAFTQCPLTIDYNVMRNLLLDIRTGMIEDGTAIGNGIANGVNRLKESDAKSRIIILLTDGVNNAGEVDPRSAADIAKAFGIRIYTIGVGTRGEAPYPVQTPFGIRYQMVPVEIDETLLKEIASITGGQYFRATNNRALAEIYEKIDKLEKTKIEITSYKNASEKYHSWLWGGLLLLLVELGLSRTIFRKLP, from the coding sequence ATTACTTTTGCGTATCCGTGGGTTTTGTATTTTCTTCTGATTATCCCTTTGCTAATTGCCTGGTATATTTTTAAAGGAATGAAAGTACAATCGTCCGTCAAATATTCATCATTAAATATTTTTAAAGATGTTCCTACAACTTTGCGTGAGAGATTCAGACACGTTCCTTTTGTAGTCAGATTGATTGCAGTCGGATTATTGATTATAGCTCTTGCACGACCGCAAAGTTTTACATCCGGTGAGAATGTTGTGACTGAAGGAATTGATATCGCGATGGTTCTTGACATATCAGGAAGCATGCTTGCGGAAGATTTTAAACCGAATCGATTGGAAGCAGCAAAAAATGTGATCGATGAATTTGTTCAGGGAAGAACATCCGACCGAATTGGTCTTGTTATTTTTTCAAGAGAAGCTTTTACACAATGTCCTTTGACAATTGATTATAATGTTATGAGGAATCTGTTGCTCGATATCCGGACTGGAATGATTGAAGACGGAACTGCAATTGGAAATGGAATTGCGAACGGTGTAAACAGACTAAAAGAAAGTGATGCAAAAAGCAGAATTATTATTCTTCTCACTGATGGCGTTAACAATGCCGGCGAAGTTGATCCGAGAAGTGCTGCAGACATTGCTAAAGCTTTTGGAATAAGAATTTATACCATCGGAGTTGGAACAAGAGGCGAAGCTCCGTATCCGGTTCAAACACCTTTTGGAATTAGGTACCAAATGGTTCCAGTTGAAATTGATGAAACTTTATTAAAAGAAATTGCTAGCATAACAGGTGGACAATATTTCCGTGCGACTAATAACCGCGCACTGGCTGAGATTTATGAAAAAATAGATAAGCTCGAAAAAACAAAAATTGAAATCACTTCTTATAAAAATGCCAGTGAAAAGTATCATAGCTGGCTTTGGGGTGGTTTATTACTTTTACTAGTAGAACTCGGATTATCACGAACTATTTTTAGAAAGCTGCCGTAA
- a CDS encoding BatD family protein, whose amino-acid sequence MIKKVKSQKSKVKIESAVRSILFTFIFFLGLLSQSFAQEFTASVNETTVADNERFQVTFTFSGKSINNLAKFSPPSFENFLILSGPNQSTSIQIINGAQSASLSYSFVVQPKSVGNFTIGSASIEQEGTTYKSNPIKISVVKGQDKPKQKQQNDSEISESEISKNLYIRASVDKTRAFKGEQITIVYKLYTRLNIASQMGVNKLPQYQNFWAEELETSGNINFTTEVVDGKQFRVGVLKRVALFQPKQDLLK is encoded by the coding sequence GTGATAAAAAAAGTCAAAAGTCAAAAGTCAAAAGTCAAAATTGAAAGCGCAGTTCGCTCGATACTTTTTACTTTTATCTTTTTTCTTGGCCTGCTTTCTCAAAGCTTTGCTCAGGAATTTACCGCTTCGGTTAACGAAACTACCGTTGCTGATAATGAAAGATTTCAGGTAACGTTTACTTTTTCTGGTAAAAGCATAAATAATCTGGCAAAGTTTTCTCCACCATCATTTGAAAATTTTTTGATTCTGTCCGGTCCCAACCAATCAACAAGTATTCAGATTATTAATGGTGCTCAATCTGCTTCGTTGAGTTATAGTTTTGTAGTCCAGCCAAAAAGTGTTGGCAATTTTACGATTGGTTCAGCAAGTATTGAACAGGAAGGAACTACTTACAAATCAAATCCGATTAAAATATCAGTAGTCAAAGGTCAGGATAAGCCCAAGCAGAAGCAGCAAAATGATTCTGAAATTTCTGAGTCTGAGATTTCTAAAAATTTATATATCAGAGCGAGCGTTGATAAAACAAGAGCGTTCAAAGGTGAACAGATAACGATTGTCTATAAACTTTATACACGACTGAATATCGCTTCACAGATGGGAGTGAATAAACTTCCACAGTATCAGAATTTCTGGGCTGAAGAATTGGAAACTTCGGGCAACATCAACTTTACAACTGAAGTCGTCGATGGAAAACAGTTCAGAGTTGGAGTTCTTAAAAGAGTCGCACTTTTTCAACCCAAACAGGATCTCTTGAAGTAA
- a CDS encoding PQQ-binding-like beta-propeller repeat protein — MKIIISILLLGLRLSFAQVNQIAVISNPEIGPQSNAMNLIDVVEDINKKQDIVQVVVIGNITSSGKIDEFIWAQEILEALTVPYFVVGGENDYLLSEGKGFEISLFWGDDKQIVVGKNISLVGLNTMLTTYSNKKYITAELLSWLDEKLNSSQVSKLMTFSYFPLQSAINSNQFFEKTLNMRIFSFVGKEDKSFSNKSMLEGLYLNRKEGWGYLLVSTNKDSIHIKKILSEDIKKKVKPEIVRSIFSKSLLRESKEPVRFGSAGSKIWSFNKNKTTITSSVNDSKNIYSVSKNGLVLCLDYSGREIWHFESNEKISNQPDIESDLLVIASDDGDIITLNKNSGSPNQIIGIGEEITSGISVIDLEEQSTIVKSVIVGTVYGNLYCYELFSLDPIWVEHISEMSSDISIASLIISSDNKIFFYDNLGTVYCRSANNGLLIWKIEAAKAGWRIGGKSKLTNQNKMFIKYKDLFLIDDSGNLYCVDALLGMVKWDIKNIFANGIIRTNKKQELLFPTAKNKIVAVSTKLGKVTSEIELPVDKGNESITDLLVIKENIFVSFSDGWVYRIKPKLKAEKFFRGGLAPVISLTEINWNCLVTDYDGRLTLLRLSP, encoded by the coding sequence ATGAAAATTATTATATCAATATTGTTACTTGGTTTGCGTTTAAGCTTTGCGCAGGTAAATCAGATTGCGGTCATCAGCAATCCTGAAATCGGTCCGCAAAGTAATGCTATGAATCTCATCGATGTTGTCGAAGATATTAATAAAAAGCAAGACATAGTTCAGGTTGTAGTAATCGGTAACATAACTTCGAGTGGGAAGATTGATGAATTTATCTGGGCACAGGAAATTCTTGAAGCTTTAACTGTCCCCTATTTTGTTGTTGGTGGAGAAAATGATTATCTCCTCAGTGAAGGGAAAGGCTTTGAGATTTCCTTGTTCTGGGGTGACGATAAACAGATCGTAGTTGGCAAAAACATTTCGCTGGTTGGACTTAATACTATGCTAACGACATATTCAAATAAAAAATATATCACTGCTGAATTATTGTCCTGGCTAGATGAAAAACTAAATTCATCTCAAGTTTCAAAATTAATGACCTTCTCGTATTTCCCTCTGCAAAGTGCAATAAACAGCAACCAGTTTTTTGAAAAGACATTGAATATGAGAATATTTTCTTTTGTTGGGAAAGAGGATAAATCTTTCAGCAATAAATCAATGTTAGAAGGATTATACTTAAACAGGAAGGAAGGTTGGGGTTATTTACTGGTTTCAACTAATAAGGATTCAATCCATATTAAAAAGATTCTCAGTGAAGACATTAAGAAAAAAGTGAAGCCTGAAATTGTAAGATCAATTTTCTCCAAATCACTACTTCGTGAATCAAAAGAACCAGTTCGTTTTGGCTCTGCAGGAAGTAAAATCTGGTCATTCAATAAAAATAAAACTACAATAACTTCCTCTGTGAATGATTCAAAAAACATTTATAGTGTATCAAAAAATGGATTAGTTCTCTGTCTTGATTATTCAGGAAGGGAGATTTGGCACTTTGAATCAAATGAAAAAATAAGCAATCAACCGGACATCGAAAGTGATTTGTTAGTTATTGCCTCTGATGATGGAGATATAATCACTTTAAATAAAAACAGCGGCAGTCCAAATCAGATAATAGGTATTGGAGAAGAAATTACTTCGGGGATTTCTGTTATCGATTTAGAAGAGCAAAGCACGATTGTTAAAAGTGTGATCGTCGGGACAGTTTACGGAAATCTTTATTGCTATGAACTGTTTTCACTCGATCCTATCTGGGTAGAACATATTTCGGAAATGAGCTCCGATATAAGCATTGCATCTTTGATTATATCTTCAGATAATAAAATTTTCTTTTATGATAACCTTGGAACTGTTTACTGCCGTAGTGCAAACAATGGATTGTTAATCTGGAAAATTGAAGCTGCGAAAGCTGGATGGAGAATTGGTGGAAAATCAAAGTTGACAAACCAAAACAAGATGTTTATAAAATACAAGGATTTATTTCTGATTGATGATTCAGGTAATCTCTATTGTGTTGATGCACTCCTTGGGATGGTAAAGTGGGATATCAAAAACATTTTTGCAAATGGAATAATAAGAACAAACAAGAAGCAGGAGTTGCTTTTTCCCACTGCAAAAAATAAGATTGTCGCTGTTTCCACCAAACTTGGAAAAGTAACAAGTGAAATTGAACTTCCCGTTGACAAGGGCAATGAATCAATAACTGATTTGCTAGTTATTAAAGAGAATATATTTGTCAGTTTTAGTGATGGATGGGTATATAGAATAAAACCAAAATTAAAAGCAGAAAAATTTTTCCGTGGTGGTTTGGCACCGGTAATTTCTCTTACAGAAATAAATTGGAATTGTCTCGTCACTGATTATGACGGGAGACTTACACTGTTGAGATTATCTCCTTAA
- a CDS encoding HAD-IA family hydrolase has translation MTKLFDGYIFDIDGTLTSTNQLIFDSFNFIAKKYLGKIFSDEEIIAMFGPTEDVIIRQLCGDKYEEARRDYYKYYIDHHGIAGLYDGIKEILHHLKSLGYPVGIFTGKGRTASLITLEKLGVDHYFDLIVTGDDVENHKPSPEGILKFLNYFGLKPERVLMIGDSVSDVFASREAGIKIASVLWDSYGHEEVKTMQSDYYFCTVNELGTFLQKIID, from the coding sequence ATGACAAAACTTTTCGACGGATATATTTTTGATATTGATGGAACTTTGACTTCCACCAATCAGTTAATATTTGACTCATTCAACTTCATCGCTAAAAAATATTTAGGTAAGATCTTTTCTGATGAAGAAATAATCGCGATGTTCGGTCCTACTGAAGATGTAATAATCAGACAATTGTGCGGTGATAAATATGAAGAAGCAAGAAGAGATTATTACAAATATTATATCGATCATCATGGAATTGCCGGACTTTATGATGGCATCAAAGAAATTCTTCATCATTTGAAAAGCCTTGGCTACCCGGTTGGAATATTCACCGGCAAAGGACGAACTGCTTCACTAATAACTCTGGAAAAACTGGGGGTTGATCATTATTTTGATCTGATTGTTACTGGTGATGATGTTGAAAACCACAAGCCTTCTCCCGAAGGAATTCTGAAGTTTCTAAATTACTTTGGGCTGAAGCCAGAAAGAGTTTTAATGATTGGCGATTCTGTAAGCGATGTATTTGCATCACGCGAAGCAGGGATCAAAATCGCATCGGTACTGTGGGACAGTTATGGACACGAGGAAGTTAAAACAATGCAGAGTGATTATTATTTCTGCACTGTTAATGAGTTGGGAACATTTCTTCAGAAAATCATTGACTAA
- a CDS encoding VWA domain-containing protein, translating into MFRFAHPEYLNLLYLLPVLVAVFWYAGKNRKKLLQNFADKELHKTLFPTDSNLKRWAKFVLILLALACLIFAAANPQVGTKMQEVKQTGIDVFILLDVSNSMLAEDIKPNRLEKAKYQISNLINKLRGDRIGLIIFAGQAYVQIPLTTDYSAANLFLSAVDVNSVPTQGTAIAAAINLATASFDTLSTQKVIITITDGEDHEGDVQKAVENAVSRDIKIFTIGLGSQAGVPIPIYNNRSQLVGFKKDGTGNTVLTRLDEDVLKKIAYDGNGQYYRGTNYEDYLDKIYTELSELEQTEFGVKKVTDYEDRFYYFLIPALILLLLELFISEKKSPLYARLNKKLGLEQ; encoded by the coding sequence ATGTTCCGTTTTGCACATCCTGAATATTTAAATTTACTTTATCTGCTGCCAGTTCTAGTTGCAGTTTTCTGGTATGCTGGCAAAAACAGAAAAAAACTTCTTCAAAATTTTGCGGATAAGGAATTACATAAAACTTTATTCCCGACTGATAGCAATCTAAAGAGATGGGCTAAGTTTGTTTTGATACTATTAGCTTTAGCTTGTCTCATATTTGCTGCAGCTAATCCTCAAGTCGGAACAAAGATGCAGGAAGTTAAGCAAACTGGCATTGATGTCTTTATTTTACTGGACGTTTCAAATAGTATGCTCGCTGAGGATATTAAACCTAATAGGCTGGAGAAAGCAAAGTATCAGATTTCAAATCTTATAAATAAACTTCGAGGGGACAGGATCGGATTAATTATTTTTGCCGGACAAGCTTATGTCCAGATTCCGCTGACTACTGATTATTCCGCAGCTAATCTTTTTCTTTCAGCGGTTGATGTAAATTCCGTACCGACACAGGGAACTGCAATTGCAGCAGCTATAAATCTTGCAACTGCATCCTTTGATACATTGAGTACCCAAAAAGTTATCATCACTATCACTGATGGAGAGGACCACGAAGGTGATGTGCAGAAAGCTGTTGAGAATGCAGTATCAAGAGATATAAAGATTTTTACTATCGGACTTGGTTCGCAAGCGGGAGTTCCAATTCCTATCTACAACAATAGAAGTCAGTTAGTTGGATTTAAAAAAGATGGCACCGGGAACACAGTACTTACCAGGTTGGACGAAGATGTACTGAAGAAAATTGCTTACGATGGTAATGGTCAATATTATCGGGGAACAAATTATGAGGATTATCTTGATAAAATTTACACTGAATTATCTGAATTGGAGCAGACTGAGTTTGGTGTTAAAAAAGTCACTGACTACGAAGATCGATTCTATTATTTTTTGATTCCGGCGTTAATACTATTGTTATTGGAATTATTTATATCGGAGAAAAAATCACCATTGTATGCAAGATTAAATAAGAAATTAGGATTGGAACAATGA